The following coding sequences lie in one Phragmites australis chromosome 8, lpPhrAust1.1, whole genome shotgun sequence genomic window:
- the LOC133927144 gene encoding tetraspanin-8-like, giving the protein MVRCSNGLLGLLNACVLVLAVVALGGGAWLSHRASTTDCERFLERPIIALGVLLLALSLAGLAGALCRASCLLWLYLLVLFLLIVLLFAFTVFAFVVTNRGAGWVVSERGYKEYRLGDYSTWLQRRVENAQNWAKIRSCLQGGKVCEKLGARKETLGQFVNSNLSPIQSGCCKPPTGCNFTYQSETVWIKPVGLNTTDDPDCSTWSNDQTALCYDCMSCKAGVLANLKNDWKKIATVNIIFLIFLIVVYSVGCCAFRNNRQDNSYPAWK; this is encoded by the exons ATGGTGCGTTGCAGCAACGGCCTCCTGGGCCTCCTCAACGCGTGCGTGCTGGTGCTCGCCGTGGTGgccctcggcggcggcgcctggcTCAGCCACCGTGCCTCCACCACCGACTGCGAGCGGTTCCTCGAGCGGCCCATCATCGCGCTCGgggtcctcctcctcgcgctcTCCCTGGCGGGCCTCGCGGGCGCACTCTGCCGCGCGTCCTGCCTGCTCTGGCTCTACctcctcgtgctcttcctcctcatcgtcctcctctTCGCCTTCACCGTCTTCGCGTTCGTCGTCACCAACCGCGGCGCCGGATGGGTCGTCTCGGAAAGGGGTTACAAGGAGTACCGCCTCGGGGACTACTCGACCTGGCTGCAGCGGAGGGTGGAGAACGCGCAGAACTGGGCCAAGATCCGGAGCTGCCTTCAGGGCGGCAAAGTCTGCGAGAAGCTTGGGGCCAGGAAGGAGACGCTCGGCCAGTTCGTCAACAGTAACCTCTCCCCGATCCAG TCTGGATGCTGCAAGCCACCAACCGGTTGCAACTTCACCTACCAGAGCGAGACCGTCTGGATCAAACCTGTTGGCCTCAACACCACCGACGACCCTGACTGCAGCACATGGTCGAACGATCAGACCGCGCTCTGCTACGACTGCATGTCGTGCAAGGCAGGCGTGCTCGCCAACCTGAAGAACGACTGGAAGAAGATCGCCACCGTCAACATCATCTTCCTGATCTTCCTCATCGTCGTCTACTCCGTCGGGTGCTGCGCTTTCAGGAACAACAGGCAGGACAACTCGTACCCGGCCTGGAAATGA